One window of the Daphnia pulex isolate KAP4 chromosome 8, ASM2113471v1 genome contains the following:
- the LOC124200679 gene encoding JNK-interacting protein 3-like isoform X1, which translates to MEGETLYGSEDSQSVMSERVQTLARNIYQEFQRMIQKYDEDVVKDLMPNIVNMLECLDLAYTANQEHEVELELLREDNEQLVTQYEREKQLRRTTDSKLLELEDVTEEENKGLQAKVESLESIVRMLELKAKNATDHVFRLEEKENEMRKEFTKVHDRYTELLKVHMDHVERTRGLLGTDRLEGAGLSSRQSGMQSWNLNVNLTPPHQIIRSTGPLSFGFISLENAVLTPGNSKFFSNPVADLASSINTTPSSLSQPNALQTEMDMHSELEMSGDVSGFEQNGTMDQRDVWSSSSEKKNSNVLKKFDEAISSPHHEGKSLKRKEERSSNTLYQELSFQESSILEDSSEITGNWVHPGEFASSDSEPELEDHVEDVDVRRKKVTDNFYGMGKEVENLISENNELLATKNALNIVKDDLIAKVDELSSEQEILRDEIRSLHSMRTRLRLRTDELEAEVKALREEIENARKAAKSEEEEDVPLSQRKRFTRVEMARVLMERNQYKERWMELQEAVRWTEMLRAQKAAGQQEETDKRQKQSVWKFFSNLFNAGNERELGQHPTTLLRQSQTVPSLQFHAQSGKVGPGSPVRFGSDPARPPRRKDNVLNSDRPDAPGVRAHVRRQDGRLQAYGWSLPSRQPVPPAIGSAPMASGTPPATPPKGVSIASTTVGVPVPVYCRPLEDQEPGMKIWCAAGIDLTGGQTKDGGSMVGSSVFYNPLPGDSGPTALHIGDEISDDANKSDAIQTLAAELAESQWEREDAEMWERRLSSLVWIINSATGESCKSRVNVIDSNRPGDVILTFDIHAANVLCIATVAGVKDNDFGPPKETVPPTSSTDAKGADDDDDDNNIIGDEEPTSMRSDGDGSSSKGDAIIGSIRFVSCSVAGSDPLDNPKENDEVFQPTLSKRMVSVEGEAAISEPEQPASRNRTFRNTWNIPPWSDVIKDGLSESSENFGPVSTALATVWMGCQCGRLYIHSAVLHWKKPLRVIKLPDAVLAIIHVRGRVLAALANGQVAIFARSATDGEWDLSAYWLLELAPPTVAVRCLTRVHSTVWAAFRNKIAVIDPESLRVETCFEAHPRKESQIRQLCWAGDGVWISIRLDSSIRLFHAHDFRHLQDVDVEPYVSKMLGTGKLGFSFVRITSMMISLQRLWMGTGNGVIISVPLSESSGASGKPVVIKDILSSLNHNQSAAINAPASMGGEEPTSQPPSSASVYSDPRDRVVAGSFIPYCSMAQAQLSFHGHKDAVKFFVAVPGQGGASAASCEVAQPSEQGSTMSAPSPTSMLVLSGGEGYVDFRQEPDDLQETASHLIVWQVALPIQLPATSRPSRESDC; encoded by the exons ATGGAGGGCGAGACTCTTTACGGCTCGGAAGACTCGCAAAGCGTCATGTCTGAAAGAGTTCAGACTTTGGCCAGAAACATTTACCAGGAGTTTCAGCGTATGATTCAAAAGTACGACGAGGATGTAGTCAAG GATCTTATGCCCAACATTGTCAACATGCTGGAATGTCTGGACCTGGCCTACACAGCTAATCAAGAACATGAAGTGGAGCTAGAACTTCTTAGGGAAGATAATGAACAGTTGGTGACACAgtatgagagagaaaagcagtTACGCAGGACTACAGACTCT AAACTTTTGGAGTTGGAGGAtgtgactgaagaagaaaacaaaggcTTGCAAGCCAAAGTAGAGAGTCTTGAATCTATCGTTAGGATGTTGGAACTCAAAGCAAAGAACGCCACTGATCATg TGTTTCGCCTGGAGGAgaaggaaaatgaaatgaggAAAGAATTTACAAAAGTTCATGACAGATACACAGAATTGTTGAAAGTCCACATGGATCATGTGGAAAGAACGAGAGGTTTGTTGGGAACTGATCGTCTAGAAGGCGCTGGACTATCGTCCAGACAATCGGGAATGCAATCGTGGAATCTGAACGTCAATCTGACACCTCCTCATCAAATAATCAG atCTACAGGGCCATTGTCTTTTGGTTTCATCTCACTGGAAAATGCCGTCCTGACTCCTGgcaattcaaaattcttttccaaTCCAGTGGCTGATTTGGCCAGCAGCATCAATACAACGCCATCCTCGCTTTCTCAACCCAACGCTCTTCAAACCGAAATGGACATGCACTCGGAATTGGAAATGTCTGGCGACGTCTCTGGATTCGAACAGAACGGAACAATGGATCAGA GAGATGTTTGGTCCTCGTCatcggagaagaagaattcgAACGTGCTCAAGAAATTTGACGAAGCCATTTCTAGTCCTCACCACGAGGGCAAAAGTCTGAAACGAAA GGAGGAGCGATCGAGTAACACGCTCTATCAAGAGCTTAGTTTTCAAGAGTCGTCAATCCTGGAAGATTCTAGTGAAATTACGG GTAACTGGGTTCATCCGGGCGAGTTTGCTTCGTcag ATTCCGAGCCGGAATTGGAAGATCACGTTGAGGATGTGGATGTGAGGAGGAAGAAAG TCACGGATAATTTTTATGGCATGGGCAAAGAAGTGGAGAACCTCATTTCAGAGAACAACGAGCTTTTGGCAACCAA GAACGCGCTCAATATTGTTAAAGATGATCTGATAGCCAAAGTGGACGAACTCTCGAG cGAGCAAGAAATCCTTCGCGATGAAATCCGATCGCTGCATTCGATGCGGACCCGTTTGAGATTGCGGACGGACGAGCTGGAAGCCGAGGTGAAGGCTCTCCGGGAGGAAATTGAAAACGCTCGCAAAGCGGCcaaatcggaagaagaagaggatgtgCCACTGTCGCAACGGAAGCGTTTCACCCGCGTCGAAATGGCCCGTGTACTTATGGAGCGTAACCAGTACAAGGAACGCTGGATGGAGCTCCAGGAAGCG GTTCGCTGGACCGAGATGTTGCGCGCCCAGAAAGCCGCAGGACAACAGGAAGAGACGGACAAGCGTCAAAAACAGTCGGTCTGGAAATT TTTCAGCAACTTGTTCAACGCCGGCAACGAACGTGAGCTCGGCCAGCACCCAACAACTCTACTAAGGCAATCTCAAACTGTTCCGTCGCTTCAGTTTCACGCCCAAAGCGGCAAAGTTGGTCCCGGTTCGCCAGTTCGTTTTGGCAGCGATCCAGCCCGACCACCCAGGCGCAAGGATAACGTGTTGAACAGTGACCGGCCGGATGCTCCGGGAGTTAGGGCTCACGTCCGCCGTCAAGACGGGCGCCTTCAAGCCTACGGTTGGTCTTTACCATCACGTCAACCCGTGCCCCCTGCTATCGGATCGGCTCCAATGGCTTCCGGAACACCTCCGGCGACACCTCCCAAAGGAGTGTCCATCGCATCGACCACCGTCGGCGTTCCTGTGCCCGTCTACTGTCGTCCTTTGGAGGATCAAGAGCCGGGAATGAAGATTTGGTGCGCTGCTGGCATTGATTTAACCGGCGGCCAGACCAAAGACGGTGGCTCGATGGTCGGCTCCAGCGTCTTTTACAACCCGCTTCCGGGTGATTCCGGCCCAACAGCGTTGCATATTGGCGATGAAATTTCAGACGATGCCAACAAATCGGACGCCATTCAAACGCTGGCGGCCGAACTGGCCGAGAGCCAATGGGAACGTGAAGATGCCGAAATGTGGGAGAGGCGCTTGTCCAGTTTGGTCTGGATCATCAATTCGGCCACTGGTGAATCTT GTAAATCTCGAGTCAACGTCATTGATTCCAATCGGCCCGGTGACGTCATCCTGACTTTCGACATTCACGCCGCCAACGTTCTCTGCATCGCCACCGTTGCCG GAGTGAAAGACAACGACTTTGGGCCTCCGAAGGAAACGGTGCCACCGACGTCGTCGACGGACGCCAAAGgagcagacgacgacgatgacgacaacaacatcatTGGCGACGAAGAACCGACTTCGATGCGCAGCGACGGCGATGGATCATCATCGAAAGGTGACGCCATTATTGGTAGTATCCGTTTCGTCAGCTGTAGCGTGGCCGGCTCCGACCCGCTTGATAACCCCAAGGAAAATGACGAAG TCTTTCAACCCACTTTGTCTAAGCGGATGGTTTCTGTCGAAG GAGAGGCCGCCATTTCGGAACCGGAGCAACCCGCTTCCCGGAACCGAACGTTCCGCAACACGTGGAATATTCCACCTTGGAGTGACGTGATTAAAGATGGACTTTCTGAATCTAGTGAAA ATTTCGGTCCGGTTTCAACGGCGTTGGCCACCGTCTGGATGGGATGCCAATGCGGCCGTCTGTACATCCATTCAGCCGTTCTCCACTGGAAGAAACCGCTGCGTGTCATCAAATTACCCGATGCCGTCCTGGCCATCAT acatGTTCGTGGAAGAGTTTTGGCCGCGCTGGCCAACGGTCAAGTGGCCATCTTTGCCCGCTCGGCAACCGATGGAGAGTGGGACTTGTCGGCCTATTGGCTTTTAGAATTGGCCCCACCCACAGTGGCCGTTCGATGCCTGACGAGAGTCCACTCGACTGTCTGGGCTGCCTTCCGCAACAAGATTGCCGTCATCGATCCTGAATCTCTTCGAGTCGAA acTTGTTTCGAAGCTCATCCACGCAAGGAAAGTCAAATTCGGCAGCTGTGCTGGGCTGGTGATGGAGTCTGGATTTCAATCCGGCTGGATTCTTCTATCCGACTCTTCCATGCCCACGATTTCCGTCACCTGCAGGACGTTGATGTCGAACCCTACGTCTCCAAAATGCTCG gaacaGGAAAGTTGGGCTTTTCTTTCGTCCGCATCACGTCGATGATGATTAGCCTGCAGCGGTTGTGGATGGGCACCGGCAACGGAGTCATCATCTCCGTTCCGCTTTCGGAGAGTTCCGGCGCCAGCGGCAAGCCGGTCGTCATCAAAGACATTTTGTCTTCGCTCAATCACAACCAGTCGGCAGCCATCAACGCTCCAGCCTCAATGGGCGGGGAAGAGCCAACATCTCAGCCTCCTTCCAGTGCTTCCGTCTACAG TGACCCGAGGGATCGAGTGGTGGCCGGTAGTTTCATTCCTTACTGCTCCATGGCCCAAGCGCAGCTTTCGTTCCACGGCCATAAAGATGCCGTCAAGTTCTTTGTAGCTGTTCCAG GACAAGGTGGAGCCTCAGCCGCGTCTTGCGAAGTTGCCCAGCCGTCCGAACAGGGGTCCACCATGTCGGCACCGAGTCCTACATCGATGCTCGTTTTATCCGGCGGAGAAGGTTACGTCGACTTCCGTCAAG AGCCGGACGACTTACAGGAAACGGCGAGCCATTTGATTGTGTGGCAAGTCGCACTGCCCATCCAACTACCCGCTACCAGCCGACCCTCTCGCGAGTCCGACtgctaa
- the LOC124200679 gene encoding JNK-interacting protein 3-like isoform X8 produces MEGETLYGSEDSQSVMSERVQTLARNIYQEFQRMIQKYDEDVVKDLMPNIVNMLECLDLAYTANQEHEVELELLREDNEQLVTQYEREKQLRRTTDSKLLELEDVTEEENKGLQAKVESLESIVRMLELKAKNATDHVFRLEEKENEMRKEFTKVHDRYTELLKVHMDHVERTRGLLGTDRLEGAGLSSRQSGMQSWNLNVNLTPPHQIIRSTGPLSFGFISLENAVLTPGNSKFFSNPVADLASSINTTPSSLSQPNALQTEMDMHSELEMSGDVSGFEQNGTMDQRDVWSSSSEKKNSNVLKKFDEAISSPHHEGKSLKRKEERSSNTLYQELSFQESSILEDSSEITGNWVHPGEFASSVTDNFYGMGKEVENLISENNELLATKNALNIVKDDLIAKVDELSSEQEILRDEIRSLHSMRTRLRLRTDELEAEVKALREEIENARKAAKSEEEEDVPLSQRKRFTRVEMARVLMERNQYKERWMELQEAVRWTEMLRAQKAAGQQEETDKRQKQSVWKFFSNLFNAGNERELGQHPTTLLRQSQTVPSLQFHAQSGKVGPGSPVRFGSDPARPPRRKDNVLNSDRPDAPGVRAHVRRQDGRLQAYGWSLPSRQPVPPAIGSAPMASGTPPATPPKGVSIASTTVGVPVPVYCRPLEDQEPGMKIWCAAGIDLTGGQTKDGGSMVGSSVFYNPLPGDSGPTALHIGDEISDDANKSDAIQTLAAELAESQWEREDAEMWERRLSSLVWIINSATGKSRVNVIDSNRPGDVILTFDIHAANVLCIATVAGVKDNDFGPPKETVPPTSSTDAKGADDDDDDNNIIGDEEPTSMRSDGDGSSSKGDAIIGSIRFVSCSVAGSDPLDNPKENDEVFQPTLSKRMVSVEGEAAISEPEQPASRNRTFRNTWNIPPWSDVIKDGLSESSENFGPVSTALATVWMGCQCGRLYIHSAVLHWKKPLRVIKLPDAVLAIIHVRGRVLAALANGQVAIFARSATDGEWDLSAYWLLELAPPTVAVRCLTRVHSTVWAAFRNKIAVIDPESLRVETCFEAHPRKESQIRQLCWAGDGVWISIRLDSSIRLFHAHDFRHLQDVDVEPYVSKMLGTGKLGFSFVRITSMMISLQRLWMGTGNGVIISVPLSESSGASGKPVVIKDILSSLNHNQSAAINAPASMGGEEPTSQPPSSASVYSDPRDRVVAGSFIPYCSMAQAQLSFHGHKDAVKFFVAVPGQGGASAASCEVAQPSEQGSTMSAPSPTSMLVLSGGEGYVDFRQEPDDLQETASHLIVWQVALPIQLPATSRPSRESDC; encoded by the exons ATGGAGGGCGAGACTCTTTACGGCTCGGAAGACTCGCAAAGCGTCATGTCTGAAAGAGTTCAGACTTTGGCCAGAAACATTTACCAGGAGTTTCAGCGTATGATTCAAAAGTACGACGAGGATGTAGTCAAG GATCTTATGCCCAACATTGTCAACATGCTGGAATGTCTGGACCTGGCCTACACAGCTAATCAAGAACATGAAGTGGAGCTAGAACTTCTTAGGGAAGATAATGAACAGTTGGTGACACAgtatgagagagaaaagcagtTACGCAGGACTACAGACTCT AAACTTTTGGAGTTGGAGGAtgtgactgaagaagaaaacaaaggcTTGCAAGCCAAAGTAGAGAGTCTTGAATCTATCGTTAGGATGTTGGAACTCAAAGCAAAGAACGCCACTGATCATg TGTTTCGCCTGGAGGAgaaggaaaatgaaatgaggAAAGAATTTACAAAAGTTCATGACAGATACACAGAATTGTTGAAAGTCCACATGGATCATGTGGAAAGAACGAGAGGTTTGTTGGGAACTGATCGTCTAGAAGGCGCTGGACTATCGTCCAGACAATCGGGAATGCAATCGTGGAATCTGAACGTCAATCTGACACCTCCTCATCAAATAATCAG atCTACAGGGCCATTGTCTTTTGGTTTCATCTCACTGGAAAATGCCGTCCTGACTCCTGgcaattcaaaattcttttccaaTCCAGTGGCTGATTTGGCCAGCAGCATCAATACAACGCCATCCTCGCTTTCTCAACCCAACGCTCTTCAAACCGAAATGGACATGCACTCGGAATTGGAAATGTCTGGCGACGTCTCTGGATTCGAACAGAACGGAACAATGGATCAGA GAGATGTTTGGTCCTCGTCatcggagaagaagaattcgAACGTGCTCAAGAAATTTGACGAAGCCATTTCTAGTCCTCACCACGAGGGCAAAAGTCTGAAACGAAA GGAGGAGCGATCGAGTAACACGCTCTATCAAGAGCTTAGTTTTCAAGAGTCGTCAATCCTGGAAGATTCTAGTGAAATTACGG GTAACTGGGTTCATCCGGGCGAGTTTGCTTCGTcag TCACGGATAATTTTTATGGCATGGGCAAAGAAGTGGAGAACCTCATTTCAGAGAACAACGAGCTTTTGGCAACCAA GAACGCGCTCAATATTGTTAAAGATGATCTGATAGCCAAAGTGGACGAACTCTCGAG cGAGCAAGAAATCCTTCGCGATGAAATCCGATCGCTGCATTCGATGCGGACCCGTTTGAGATTGCGGACGGACGAGCTGGAAGCCGAGGTGAAGGCTCTCCGGGAGGAAATTGAAAACGCTCGCAAAGCGGCcaaatcggaagaagaagaggatgtgCCACTGTCGCAACGGAAGCGTTTCACCCGCGTCGAAATGGCCCGTGTACTTATGGAGCGTAACCAGTACAAGGAACGCTGGATGGAGCTCCAGGAAGCG GTTCGCTGGACCGAGATGTTGCGCGCCCAGAAAGCCGCAGGACAACAGGAAGAGACGGACAAGCGTCAAAAACAGTCGGTCTGGAAATT TTTCAGCAACTTGTTCAACGCCGGCAACGAACGTGAGCTCGGCCAGCACCCAACAACTCTACTAAGGCAATCTCAAACTGTTCCGTCGCTTCAGTTTCACGCCCAAAGCGGCAAAGTTGGTCCCGGTTCGCCAGTTCGTTTTGGCAGCGATCCAGCCCGACCACCCAGGCGCAAGGATAACGTGTTGAACAGTGACCGGCCGGATGCTCCGGGAGTTAGGGCTCACGTCCGCCGTCAAGACGGGCGCCTTCAAGCCTACGGTTGGTCTTTACCATCACGTCAACCCGTGCCCCCTGCTATCGGATCGGCTCCAATGGCTTCCGGAACACCTCCGGCGACACCTCCCAAAGGAGTGTCCATCGCATCGACCACCGTCGGCGTTCCTGTGCCCGTCTACTGTCGTCCTTTGGAGGATCAAGAGCCGGGAATGAAGATTTGGTGCGCTGCTGGCATTGATTTAACCGGCGGCCAGACCAAAGACGGTGGCTCGATGGTCGGCTCCAGCGTCTTTTACAACCCGCTTCCGGGTGATTCCGGCCCAACAGCGTTGCATATTGGCGATGAAATTTCAGACGATGCCAACAAATCGGACGCCATTCAAACGCTGGCGGCCGAACTGGCCGAGAGCCAATGGGAACGTGAAGATGCCGAAATGTGGGAGAGGCGCTTGTCCAGTTTGGTCTGGATCATCAATTCGGCCACTG GTAAATCTCGAGTCAACGTCATTGATTCCAATCGGCCCGGTGACGTCATCCTGACTTTCGACATTCACGCCGCCAACGTTCTCTGCATCGCCACCGTTGCCG GAGTGAAAGACAACGACTTTGGGCCTCCGAAGGAAACGGTGCCACCGACGTCGTCGACGGACGCCAAAGgagcagacgacgacgatgacgacaacaacatcatTGGCGACGAAGAACCGACTTCGATGCGCAGCGACGGCGATGGATCATCATCGAAAGGTGACGCCATTATTGGTAGTATCCGTTTCGTCAGCTGTAGCGTGGCCGGCTCCGACCCGCTTGATAACCCCAAGGAAAATGACGAAG TCTTTCAACCCACTTTGTCTAAGCGGATGGTTTCTGTCGAAG GAGAGGCCGCCATTTCGGAACCGGAGCAACCCGCTTCCCGGAACCGAACGTTCCGCAACACGTGGAATATTCCACCTTGGAGTGACGTGATTAAAGATGGACTTTCTGAATCTAGTGAAA ATTTCGGTCCGGTTTCAACGGCGTTGGCCACCGTCTGGATGGGATGCCAATGCGGCCGTCTGTACATCCATTCAGCCGTTCTCCACTGGAAGAAACCGCTGCGTGTCATCAAATTACCCGATGCCGTCCTGGCCATCAT acatGTTCGTGGAAGAGTTTTGGCCGCGCTGGCCAACGGTCAAGTGGCCATCTTTGCCCGCTCGGCAACCGATGGAGAGTGGGACTTGTCGGCCTATTGGCTTTTAGAATTGGCCCCACCCACAGTGGCCGTTCGATGCCTGACGAGAGTCCACTCGACTGTCTGGGCTGCCTTCCGCAACAAGATTGCCGTCATCGATCCTGAATCTCTTCGAGTCGAA acTTGTTTCGAAGCTCATCCACGCAAGGAAAGTCAAATTCGGCAGCTGTGCTGGGCTGGTGATGGAGTCTGGATTTCAATCCGGCTGGATTCTTCTATCCGACTCTTCCATGCCCACGATTTCCGTCACCTGCAGGACGTTGATGTCGAACCCTACGTCTCCAAAATGCTCG gaacaGGAAAGTTGGGCTTTTCTTTCGTCCGCATCACGTCGATGATGATTAGCCTGCAGCGGTTGTGGATGGGCACCGGCAACGGAGTCATCATCTCCGTTCCGCTTTCGGAGAGTTCCGGCGCCAGCGGCAAGCCGGTCGTCATCAAAGACATTTTGTCTTCGCTCAATCACAACCAGTCGGCAGCCATCAACGCTCCAGCCTCAATGGGCGGGGAAGAGCCAACATCTCAGCCTCCTTCCAGTGCTTCCGTCTACAG TGACCCGAGGGATCGAGTGGTGGCCGGTAGTTTCATTCCTTACTGCTCCATGGCCCAAGCGCAGCTTTCGTTCCACGGCCATAAAGATGCCGTCAAGTTCTTTGTAGCTGTTCCAG GACAAGGTGGAGCCTCAGCCGCGTCTTGCGAAGTTGCCCAGCCGTCCGAACAGGGGTCCACCATGTCGGCACCGAGTCCTACATCGATGCTCGTTTTATCCGGCGGAGAAGGTTACGTCGACTTCCGTCAAG AGCCGGACGACTTACAGGAAACGGCGAGCCATTTGATTGTGTGGCAAGTCGCACTGCCCATCCAACTACCCGCTACCAGCCGACCCTCTCGCGAGTCCGACtgctaa